From a region of the Panicum virgatum strain AP13 chromosome 2K, P.virgatum_v5, whole genome shotgun sequence genome:
- the LOC120684697 gene encoding dehydration-responsive element-binding protein 1H-like yields the protein MDMGRLEHSTSSSSSTTSASSSSSGQNKASPPSSPSPPAPKKRPAGRTKFRETRHPVFRGVRRRGAAGRWVCEVRVPGNRGVRLWLGTYAAADAAARAHDAAMLALGRGGAGLNFPDSAWRLAVPPPSALPSLDDARRAALEAVADFQRRSGANDSAAAVDEATSGMSAPPPVPDIPGSLATSLEHVPAKTDETAALDGAAFEPDWFGDMDLDTYYASLAEGLLMEPPPPPAAWEHGDFGDGGADVALWSY from the coding sequence ATGGACATGGGCCGCCTCGAGCACTcgacctcctcctcgtcctccaccacctcggcgtcctcgtcctcgtcgggCCAGAACAaggcgtcgccgccgtcctcgccctccccgccggcgcccaAGAAGCGCCCCGCGGGGCGCACCAAGTTCCGCGAGACGCGCCACCCGGTGTTCCGCGGCGTGCGCCGCCGGGGCGCTGCGGGCCGCTGGGTGTGCGAGGTGCGCGTCCCGGGGAACCGCGGCGTGCGCCTGTGGCTTGGCacctacgccgccgccgacgccgcggcgcgcgcgcacgaCGCCGCGATGCTCGCCCTGGGACGCGGCGGGGCCGGCCTCAACTTCCCGGACTCCGCGTGGCggctcgccgtgccgccgccgtccgcgctcCCGAGCCTGGAcgacgcccgccgcgccgccctcgaGGCCGTCGCGGACTTCCAGCGCCGTTCCGGTGCCAATGACAGTGCCGCCGCGGTCGACGAGGCGACCTCGGGCATGtcggctccgccgccggtgccggacATTCCCGGGTCGCTGGCTACGTCGCTTGAGCACGTGCCCGCGAAGACTGATGAGACGGCGGCGTTGGACGGCGCCGCGTTCGAGCCCGACTGGTTCGGCGACATGGACCTGGACACGTACTACGCCAGCCTGGCGGAGGGGCTGCTcatggagccgccgccgcccccggccgcctGGGAACATGGCGACTTCGGCGACGGCGGAGCGGACGTCGCGCTCTGGAGCTACTAG
- the LOC120684708 gene encoding dehydration-responsive element-binding protein 1A-like, translated as MCPMIKKEMSAAESSPPCSWASTSTSSPEQGRHQTVWTSPPKKPAGRTKFRETRHPVFRGVRRRGNAGRWVCEVRVPGRRGCRLWLGTFDAADAAARAHDAAMLAIAGAGACLNFADSAWLLAVPASYASLAEVRSAVAEAVEVFQRREALSVSESEDDAESSSAPSSPASVELEGASTDGEESSAFELDVFNDMSWDLYYASMAQAMLMEPPSAVPAFGEDGLAGAGDVPLWSY; from the coding sequence ATGTGTCCGATGATCAAGAAGGAGATGAGCGCCGCCGAGTCGAGCCCGCCGTGCAGCTGGGCGTCGACCTCAACCTCGTCGCCGGAGCAGGGGCGCCACCAGACGGTGTGGACGTCGCCGCCCAAGAAGCCTGCGGGGCGGACCAAGTTCCGGGAGACGCGGCACCCCGTGTTCCGCGGCGTCCGTCGCCGCGGCAACGCCGGGCGGTGGGTGTGCGAGGTGCGCGTGCCGGGCCGCCGCGGCTGCAGGCTCTGGCTCGGCACCTTCGACGCCGCCgatgccgcggcgcgcgcgcacgaCGCCGCCAtgctcgccatcgccggcgcgggcgcctgCCTCAACTTCGCCGACTCGGCGTGGCTGCTCGCCGTGCCGGCCTCGTACGCCAGCCTCGCCGAGGTGCGCAGCGCGGTCGCCGAGGCTGTCGAGGTCTTCCAGCGCCGCGAGGCGCTCTCGGTCTCGGAGTCTGAGGACGACGCCGAGTCGTCGtcggcgccctcctcccccgccaGCGTCGAGCTCGAAGGGGCTTCCACCGACGGGGAGGAGTCGTCGGCGTTCGAACTGGACGTGTTCAACGACATGAGCTGGGACCTGTACTACGCGAGCATGGCGCAGGCGATGCTCATGGAGCCGCCGTCCGCGGTTCCGGCGTTCGGAGAGGatggcctcgccggcgccggcgatgtGCCACTGTGGAGCTACTAG
- the LOC120684718 gene encoding dehydration-responsive element-binding protein 1A-like, whose product MCQMKMKMKMKMEMGAEPSGSPSTSEQEHHRTVWTSPPKRPAGRTKFRETRHPVFRGVRRRGNAGRWVCEVRVPGRRGCRLWLGTFDAADAAARAHDAAMLAIAGPGACLNFADSAWLLAVPASYASLPEVRRAVAEAVEEFQRREALPEEEDARSATSLTPSSPASGEDEASTDEDGEESSPAAEDSPFELDLFGGLSSDLYYASLAQAMLMEPPSTVAAFCDEGMADVPLWSY is encoded by the coding sequence ATGTgtcagatgaagatgaagatgaagatgaagatggagatGGGCGCCGAGCCGTCGGGCTCGCCCTCGACCTCGGAGCAGGAGCACCACCGGACGGTGTGGACGTCGCCGCCGaagcggccggcggggcggacCAAGTTCCGGGAGACGCGGCACCCCGTGttccgcggcgtgcggcgccgGGGCAACGCCGGGCGGTGGGTGTGCGAGGTGCGCGTGCCGGGCCGCCGCGGCTGCAGGCTCTGGCTCGGCACCTTCGACGCCGCCgatgccgcggcgcgcgcgcacgaCGCCGCCATGCTCGCCATCGCGGGCCCGGGCGCCTGCCTCAACTTCGCGGACTCGGCGTGGTTGCTCGCGGTCCCGGCCTCGTACGCCAGCCTCCCCGAGGTGCGCCGCGCGGTCGCCGAGGCCGTGGAGGAGTTCCAGCGCCGGGAGGCGctcccggaggaggaggacgcgcgcTCGGCCACGTCGTTGACGCCGTCCTCCCCCGCCAGCGGCGAAGACGAAGCCTCCACCGACGAGGACGGGGAGGagtcctcgccggccgccgaggACTCGCCGTTCGAACTGGACCTGTTCGGTGGCTTGAGCTCGGACTTGTACTACGCGAGCTTGGCACAGGCGATGCTCATGGAGCCACCGTCCACAGTCGCGGCGTTCTGCGACGAGGGCATGGCCGATGTGCCTCTCTGGAGCTATTAG
- the LOC120684728 gene encoding dehydration-responsive element-binding protein 1A-like: protein MCQIKKEMSAESGSPCSSATSSTSTSSEHHQTVWPSPPKRPAGRTKFRETRHPVFRGVRRRGNAGRWVCEVRVPGRRGCRLWLGTFDTAEGAARAHDAAMLAIAGAGACLNFADSAWLLAVPASYASLAEVRHAVAEAVEEFQRREALPEQEDARSATSSTPSYPASDDGSATDGEGSSDSSPATGASPFELDAFNDMSWDLYYASMAQAMLMEPPSAVMEFGDASIIDVPLWSY, encoded by the coding sequence ATGTGCCAAATCAAGAAGGAGATGAGCGCCGAGTCGGGCTCCCCGTGCAGCTCGGCCACGTCCTCGACCTCGACCTCGTCGGAGCACCACCAGACGGtgtggccgtcgccgccgaagcGGCCCGCGGGGCGGACCAAGTTCCGGGAGACGCGGCACCCCGTGttccgcggcgtgcggcgccgGGGCAACGCCGGGCGGTGGGTGTGCGAGGTGCGCGTGCCGGGCCGCCGCGGCTGCAGGCTCTGGCTCGGCACCTTCGACACCGCCGAgggggccgcgcgcgcgcacgacgCCGCCAtgctcgccatcgccggcgcgggcgcctgCCTCAACTTCGCCGACTCGGCGTGGCTCCTCGCGGTCCCCGCCTCCTACGCCAGCCTCGCCGAGGTGCGCCACGCGGTCGCCGAGGCCGTGGAGGAGTTCCAGCGCCGGGAGGCGCTCCCGGAGCAGGAGGACGCGCGCTCGGCCACGTCCTCGACGCCGTCGTACCCTGCCAGCGACGACGGCAGCGCCACCGACGGCGAGGGGTCCTCTGACTCCTCCCCGGCCACCGGGGCCTCGCCGTTCGAGCTGGACGCGTTCAACGACATGAGCTGGGACTTGTACTACGCGAGCATGGCGCAGGCGATGCTCATGGAGCCGCCGTCTGCGGTCATGGAGTTCGGCGACGCCAGCATCATCGATGTGCCACTCTGGAGCTACTAG